The Bifidobacterium actinocoloniiforme DSM 22766 genomic sequence GAGGGCGCCGTTGCCTGACTGGACCATTCTCTTGCTAAAGGGGCCTTCATCGTTGATGATGGCCCGCATGAGCGTCACCAGGTCGTCCAAGGCCTTGTCGATGTTGCCTGTCTCGCGTTCCCCGTTCCAAGTGTCCAGCTTGGCGATAATGGTGTTGGTCGCGTCGTCGAGCACTGCCGCGGCCACGTCTTCCTTGTTGCGGAAGTAATGGTAGAAGAGGGAACGGGTGATGCCGATCTTACGGGTTATGTCACCGATCGTGATGTGAGCGTAGCCTTTTTCCAGGCAAATGTCGTGGAAGGTTCGCACGATTTGCTCACGGCGCCTGGGGACTTGGGATCCAGCCTTGGCTGGGAAGTTAGCGGTGGCCTGCTGACCTGCCAAGCCGACTGCTGTCATCACGCTCTCCTTGTCGTTGTTGCCGAGGTCCGCGTAAACGCTTCAAGAGCCGAGAACCGCAATGTTCTTGACAATGTGTCAACGCTGATGAACCCAGTATAGAACGTCTCTTGACACTGTGTCAATTCGCGGGAATCCTTGTGGCCGAACGGGGGCATCGCATTCCTGAGACGGACTAATGGCATGGGCCATACCGTCGATGGGCCCTTGGAAAGAGATGGAGCGTGTCTTGCCGTCATCGTAGGAGCCCGCTATATGGGCCGTCGGGAGAGGAGAGGACTCGGATGAACAGGGGGCCGGGCGTTGATTCGGAATGAGCCGGGCCTGCGGCAGCGCTGTCACCGAATCGGGGCTAAGTCGGGCTAGCGGGATTTGAACCCACGACATCCTGCACCCAAAGCAGGCGCGCTACCAAGCTGCGCTATAGCCCGAGGCCTGGAACGAACCAGGCGCAATCCAATAGTATAGCGCGAGGGGAGGGACGAGGACTTTCCCGTGGGCATTCAACCGCGATGGTGGCGAGAGCGACTGGGAAGGGGATAAAATTAGAGGAAGTCGTGTCTTGTATGACTTGAGGAGAAGTCCGGGCGCGCAGCAGGACCGGAGGTTGGGTGCTCAGCCCGCGGTCGTCACTGATAAGAGAAGGACACGAGAATCAGCATGAACGAGAATGAGAATCCGCAGGAGCCCCAGGAGCCGCAGGCTCAGAACGGTCCCGCTACCGCGCCGGGCCAGGGAGCTCAGCCAGGACCTCAGGCACAGTCCGAAGCCTCGGCGCAGTCTTCATCGATGGCGCAGGGCCAGGCGCCTGCGTCCCCAGAGCAGGCTGCTTCTGCGACTTCGGGCGCCCCCGGTGGGGCAGATGTTCAGGGCCAGCAGGGTCAACCCGCTCCCGACTACAAGATGGCGGCGGAGCAGCCGGGTCAAGGCGCGACCAAGACTAAGCGCACTTGGTTGATTGTGGCCGTCGTGGTTGTTGTAATCGCAGCCCTGGCAGCCGCCGTCCTGGTCATGAAGCCTTGGGCGCCCAAGCCGGCTGACTACCGGCAGGCGGCCAACGCTGCCGCGGACATCCGCAGCCAAAAGAACAAAATCGCCGATCAGTTGGGCGAGGCTTATATCGCTGCGGGTGATCCCAACAAGGAGTTCAGTCAGCAGGATGTCGATAAGCTGAAGAACTCCATCGACAAGCTCGATCAGATGAACAAGGACTTCGCCAAACAGAAGGCCGTCAAGGACAAGGACGTGAACGCCAAGTACCAGACCTATCTGGAGAAGTCCAAGCGGTACGACGCTTTC encodes the following:
- a CDS encoding TetR/AcrR family transcriptional regulator, with protein sequence MTAVGLAGQQATANFPAKAGSQVPRRREQIVRTFHDICLEKGYAHITIGDITRKIGITRSLFYHYFRNKEDVAAAVLDDATNTIIAKLDTWNGERETGNIDKALDDLVTLMRAIINDEGPFSKRMVQSGNGALYIQFVDQMSERVADYICSTTVKDFERIHSGLPVRHIKETLMILISGSVALLREQPQVDDATIKEIVAQTLHLEAYI